A section of the Citrus sinensis cultivar Valencia sweet orange chromosome 8, DVS_A1.0, whole genome shotgun sequence genome encodes:
- the LOC102608075 gene encoding formin-like protein 13 isoform X2 — protein MALLRRLFFRKPPDGLLEISERVYVFNCCFTTDAWEEEDYKKYIGGIIGQLREHSPDSQFLVFNFREEETKSLMANVLSEFDITIMDYPRQYEGCPLLTMEVIHHFLRSTESWLSLGQHNVLMMHCERGGWPVLAFMLAALLIYRKQYSGEYKTLDMIYRQAPRELLQLLSPLNPVPSQLRYLQYVSRRNVVSEWPPLDRALTLDCVILRSIPNFDGQGGCRPIFRIYGQDPFVANDRSAKVLYSTSKRSKAVRTYKQAECELVKIDINCCIQGDVVLECISLNDDLEREEMMFRVVFNTAFIRSNILMLNLDEVDILWNAKELFPKEFRAEILFSEMDAAAAVVAADVSCFEEKGGLPVEAFAKVHEIFSHVDWLDHGSDFALNVLQHINATNLIQEMSDTESPPSAGICSLLQELSPRDHQDKKSQSELDNSPKTSPKDYRNMIINASNLIQETSDSGSPPSMIISSLLQELSPRGHQHKKTHVVDEDSTKSSLPSAVKTQSVRLPKMSPDTDESKANEEPQDPRNALQVCNQSDDIFQKTSKSSQTTSLSCNSVQVSSLSVSGHHDASLAPCHKPLLHDHALSVSAEVTHQIPASPAIPDPNLASSCKHEAAGLKSDSFSPTTPPPRPSITTRASKVPSPPPPPQLPPHHFSSSCPAHFPHTKESKSHMQDRDKPSSATPLPAPETSSPGTNSSTSLSTAPLPAPATAKSTFPPPPPPPPTPPLKTPVFNRNTDASFSTPSPPASTVTLSTTSSPPTPPPPPKPPLKEQSAIRAGPPPPPPPPLYSGSSASSTVSSPTIPLAPPPPSLSSNSSPVPPPPPIAKVVSKTGVASPVPAPPSISPSSGKGRLSRTISSRSHQTKKLKPLHWLKLTRAVQGSLWAEAQKSGEASKAPEIDMSELENLFSATIPNSEKGGKPNQRVPRGPQSDKVQLIDHRRAYNCEIMLSKVKVPLPELMRSVLALEDSAIDADQVENLIKFCPTKEEMDLLKGYTGDKEKLGKCEQLQRHRQNAICCLNCPNLV, from the exons ATGGCGTTGCTTCGTAGACTGTTTTTTCGGAAGCCGCCTGATGGACTGCTCGAGATCTCTGAGCGAGTTTACG TTTTCAATTGCTGCTTCACGACTGATGCTTGGGAAGAAGAAGACTATAAAAAGTACATAGGAGGGATAATTGGTCAACTACGGGAACATTCTCCGGATTCTCAGTTCTTGGTGTTCAATTTCCGTGAGGAAGAGACAAAAAGCCTGATGGCTAATGTCTTGTCTGAGTTTGACATAACTATAATGGACTACCCTCGGCAGTACGAGGGTTGCCCGTTGCTCACAATGGAGGTGATCCACCATTTTCTAAGATCTACTGAAAGTTGGCTCTCTCTTGGTCAGCACAATGTACTGATGATGCATTGTGAGCGGGGTGGGTGGCCAGTTTTGGCTTTTATGCTGGCTGCTCTCTTGATTTATAGGAAGCAGTACAGTGGAGAGTACAAGACCTTGGACATGATTTATCGACAGGCTCCTCGTGAGCTTTTGCAGCTGCTCTCACCACTAAACCCAGTTCCTTCCCAATTGAGGTATCTGCAGTATGTCTCGAGGAGGAACGTGGTCTCAGAATGGCCTCCTTTGGATAGAGCTCTCACCTTGGATTGCGTCATTCTCAGATCTATTCCTAATTTTGACGGACAGGGGGGCTGCCGTCCAATATTTCGGATATACGGGCAGGATCCTTTTGTTGCTAATGATCGAAGTGCCAAAGTCTTGTACTCCACGTCGAAAAGAAGTAAAGCTGTCCGGACTTATAAGCAG GCAGAATGTGAACTAGTTAAAATTGACATCAATTGCTGTATTCAAGGCGATGTTGTGCTCGAGTGTATTAGCTTAAATGATGACCTAGAGCGAGAGGAGATGATGTTTCGGGTTGTGTTTAACACTGCTTTTATCCGATCAAATATTTTGATGCTTAACCTTGATGAAGTTGACATATTATGGAATGCTAAAGAACTATTTCCAAAGGAATTCAGAGCTGAG ATTCTTTTCTCAGAGATGGATGCTGCTGCTGCCGTAGTTGCTGCAGATGTTTCTTGCTTTGAGGAGAAGGGAGGCCTTCCAGTGGAAGCATTTGCTAAAGTTCATGAGATTTTTAGCCACGTGGATTGGCTAGATCATGGATCGGATTTTGCATTAAATGTGCTCCAACACATAAATGCAACAAATCTTATCCAAGAGATGTCAGACACAGAGTCTCCACCAAGTGCGGGAATTTGCTCTTTACTACAGGAGTTAAGTCCTAGAGACCATCAGGATAAAAAGAGTCAATCTGAACTGGATAATAGCCCCAAGACAAGTCCTAAAGATTATCGAAATATGATCATCAATGCATCAAATCTTATCCAAGAGACGTCAGACAGTGGTTCCCCACCAAGCATGATAATTAGCTCTCTACTACAGGAGTTAAGCCCTAGAGGTCATCAGCATAAAAAGACTCACGTTGTAGACGAGGATAGCACTAAGAGCTCATTGCCCTCGGCTGTAAAGACACAATCTGTGCGCTTGCCAAAGATGTCTCCAGATACTGATGAGAGTAAGGCTAATGAAGAGCCCCAAGACCCCCGGAATGCCCTTCAAGTTTGTAATCAATCtgatgatatttttcaaaagacATCCAAGTCTTCTCAGACTACTTCACTTAGTTGCAATTCTGTGCAAGTTTCATCTCTGTCAGTATCGGGCCATCATGATGCATCCCTAGCTCCTTGCCATAAACCTCTGTTACATGATCATGCTTTATCTGTAAGTGCTGAGGTCACTCATCAAATACCTGCATCTCCAGCTATCCCAGATCCAAATCTAGCTTCGTCATGTAAGCATGAAGCTGCTGGACTCAAAAGTGATTCATTTTCACCAACAACACCTCCACCACGACCTTCTATCACTACTAGGGCTTCAAAAGTTCCTTCCCCTCCACCACCTCCACAGCTGCCCCCTCATCATTTTTCATCTTCATGTCCAGCACATTTTCCACATACCAAAGAAAGTAAATCCCATATGCAGGACAGGGATAAGCCATCATCAGCCACACCTTTACCTGCTCCAGAGACCTCATCTCCAGGTACTAATTCTAGTACTTCATTGTCCACTGCTCCCCTTCCAGCCCCTGCAACTGCTAAATCAACTTttcctccacctccacctccTCCCCCAACACCACCTTTGAAGACTCCAGTCTTTAATAGAAATACAGATGCTTCATTTTCTACTCCTTCCCCTCCAGCTTCTACAGTCACTTTGTCCACGACTTCCTCACCTCCAACTCCTCCACCTCCTCCAAAGCCACCTTTGAAAGAGCAATCAGCAATTAGAGCTGGAcctcctccacctccacctccTCCTCTCTATTCTGGATCATCTGCTAGTTCCACTGTTTCATCTCCAACCATCCCACTGGCTCCACCTCCACCCTCTTTGTCCTCGAATTCTTCTCCAGTCCCTCCCCCTCCACCTATTGCTAAAGTAGTTTCAAAGACCGGAGTTGCTTCTCCAGTTCCTGCACCACCATCAATTTCTCCCTCTAGTGGAAAGGGACGATTGTCTCGTACTATTAGTTCAAGGAGTcatcaaaccaaaaaattgaAGCCTCTGCACTGGTTGAAGTTAACAAGAGCTGTGCAAGGAAGCTTATGGGCTGAGGCACAAAAATCCGGTGAAGCTTCGAA GGCTCCAGAGATTGACATGTCAGAACTTGAGAATCTTTTCTCAGCAACAATTCCAAATTCAGAAAAAGGTGGAAAACCAAATCAGCGTGTTCCACGTGGTCCTCAATCAGATAAAGTGCAACTG ATTGACCACAGGCGGGCATATAATTGTGAAATCATGCTTTCAAAGGTCAAAGTTCCATTGCCTGAGTTAATG AGATCTGTGCTTGCCCTGGAGGATTCGGCAATTGATGCTGATCAGGTTGAAAACCTTATAAAGTTTTGTCCAACAAAGGAGGAGATGGATCTACTTAAG gGCTACACTGGAGACAAGGAAAAGTTGGGAAAATGTGAACAG